The Cucurbita pepo subsp. pepo cultivar mu-cu-16 unplaced genomic scaffold, ASM280686v2 Cp4.1_scaffold000433, whole genome shotgun sequence genome includes a window with the following:
- the LOC111785279 gene encoding nitrate reductase [NADH]-like has protein sequence MATSVHNRQFPHLDSAIRGCNFPSNPEFSVPKKTAAMENAGDDDFSSDDDNDSDFNDLIRKGLSELEPSIHDPRDSGTADGWIERNASMVRLTGKHPFNSEPPLPRLMHHGFITPVPLHYVRNHGPVPKANWNDWTVEICGLVKKPTRFTMDQLVNDFRSREFPVTLVCAGNRRKEQNMVKKTIGFNWGGGGISTSVWRGVPLRDVLKHCGIFSRKKGALNVCFEGAECLPGGGGSKYGTSLRKEVAMDPGRDIMLTYMQNGDLLAPDHGFPVRVITPGFIGGRMVKWLKRIIVTTKESDSYYHYRDNKVLPSHVDAELANAEAWWYKPECIISELNINSVITTPCHEEILPINSWTTQRPYTLRGYAYS, from the exons ATGGCTACCTCTGTCCATAATCGTCAGTTTCCCCATTTGGATTCCGCCATTCGTGGCTGTAATTTTCCCTCTAATCCGGAGTTCTCCGTGCCCAAGAAGACGGCGGCAATGGAGAACGCCGGCGATGATGACTTCTCCAGTGACGACGACAACGACTCCGATTTCAACGACTTGATTCGAAAAGGGTTGAGCGAATTGGAGCCGTCGATTCACGATCCGAGAGATTCCGGCACGGCGGATGGTTGGATTGAGAGAAATGCGTCCATGGTTCGTCTTACGGGTAAACATCCTTTCAATTCGGAGCCGCCGTTACCCCGTTTGATGCACCATGGGTTTATCACTCCGGTTCCGCTTCATTACGTCCGTAACCACGGCCCGGTCCCTAAGGCGAATTGGAACGATTGGACCGTCGAGATTTGCGGTTTAGTGAAAAAACCAACCCGGTTCACTATGGACCAACTCGTTAACGATTTCCGTAGCCGGGAATTTCCCGTCACACTCGTCTGCGCCGGTAACCGCCGGAAGGAACAGAATATGGTTAAGAAAACCATCGGATTCAACTGGGGCGGCGGCGGAATCTCCACGTCGGTCTGGCGAGGGGTCCCACTCCGAGACGTGTTAAAGCACTGTGGAATCTTCAGCCGTAAGAAAGGGGCCCTCAATGTCTGCTTTGAAGGAGCAGAGTGTTTGCCCGGCGGCGGTGGGTCCAAGTACGGCACTAGCCTGAGAAAGGAAGTAGCCATGGACCCAGGTAGAGATATAATGCTAACGTATATGCAAAACGGCGATCTGTTAGCACCGGACCACGGATTTCCCGTTCGGGTCATCACGCCGGGATTCATCGGCGGCCGGATGGTCAAATGGCTAAAACGCATTATCGTAACCACAAAAGAATCAGATAGCTATTACCATTACAGAGACAACAAAGTCCTCCCCTCCCATGTCGATGCAGAATTGGCAAACGCCGAAG CTTGGTGGTACAAGCCGGAGTGTATTATCAGCGAACTGAACATAAACTCTGTTATAACCACACCATGCCACGAGGAAATCCTGCCGATAAACTCATGGACTACACAACGGCCGTATACGTTAAGAGGATATGCATATTCCG
- the LOC111785283 gene encoding uncharacterized protein LOC111785283 isoform X2: protein MERSEPTFVPEWLRISGSLSGSGNSAQQSASSSSNTDGTSQSQCSRSRTSKSISDMDKPHFEFLDRSSSSSSRRSSSNGSGKNAYSSFNRNHHDSDREKEKEPSNLGDPWGHDFSSPLVNTFTGRVEKETLRRSHSMVSRKPGDLYPQRLAGDLKSGSYNHKPNSNGFHSGSTITGITDKAGFYEDFPSLGSEERQGWPDVGRVSSPGLTTSVQSFPIGNSTLIGQEGWTSALAEVPTAVTGSMTAPSFVQQSVAANSGLGSPNATTPRKMAEALTQAPTRSRVTHQSTELSVTTQRLEELAIKQSRQLIPVTPSMPKVSVHSFEKSKSKGASRTAEVNVPAKGGQQQLPLGQHNSQPLRGGQIKSDSPKTTHGKFLVLKPVWENGVLKDGSNPISNVNSRTANCQPSSVASSATTITSRNQNNLNPSSSLERKVAALDLKSGSTLEKRPPSTQLQSRNDFFNLIKKKTVVNGSTSLQDSDDEVASNGDTTEEVQRSSDVVNKSLSTNLALCTDEEEVAFLRSLGWEEDSGEDEGLTEEEINAFYQQYMNLKPSLKPIRCKLPEPSSAV from the exons ATGGAAAGAAGTGAACCTACATTTGTTCCAGAGTGGCTGAGAATTTCTGGAAGTCTCTCTGGGAGTGGGAATTCAGCTCAACAATCTGCATCGTCTAGTTCTAACACCG ATGGTACTTCTCAATCTCAATGCTCGAGGAGTAGAACTTCAAAGAGCATTAGCGATATGGATAAACCACACTTTGAATTCTTGGATCGGTCATCTTCATCAAGCTCAAGGAGGAGTTCTAGTAATGGGTCTGGAAAGAATGCTTACAGTAGTTTTAATAGGAATCATCATGATAGTGACCgtgagaaggagaaagaaccgTCTAATCTTGGGGACCCCTGGGGTCATGACTTTTCTAGCCCTCTGGTAAACACGTTTACCGGTAGAGTCGAGAAGGAAACTTTGCGGCGTTCTCATTCAATGGTATCTAGGAAGCCTGGTGATTTATATCCTCAAAGACTCGCTGGTGACTTGAAAAGTGGAAGCTATAATCATAAGCCTAACAGTAATGGCTTTCATTCAGGCAGTACCATTACCGGTATCACCGATAAGGCTGGTTTTTACGAGGATTTTCCATCACTTGGATCAGAAGAAAGGCAAGGATGGCCAGATGTAGGTAGAGTATCATCTCCTGGCTTGACCACATCTGTTCAGAGCTTTCCTATTGGAAATTCAACTTTGATTGGTCAGGAAGGATGGACATCAGCGCTGGCTGAGGTGCCAACTGCAGTCACAGGCAGTATGACTGCTCCAtcatttgttcaacagagtGTTGCTGCCAATTCTGGTTTGGGGTCCCCAAATGCAACAACTCCACGCAAGATGGCCGAGGCTTTAACACAGGCACCAACACGATCTCGTGTTACTCATCAGTCAACTGAG TTATCTGTCACGACACAAAGGCTTGAGGAATTGGCTATTAAGCAGTCCAGGCAACTAATCCCAGTAACACCTTCGATGCCCAAAGTTTCT GTTCATTCTTTTGAAAAGTCCAAGTCCAAAGGAGCATCCAGAACAGCTGAAGTAAATGTGCCTGCCAAGGGAGGTCAACAACAGCTGCCTCTAGGGCAACATAATAGTCAGCCTCTTCGAGGTGGACAAATAAAGTCTGATTCTCCAAAGACCACTCATGGgaaatttcttgttcttaaaCCAGTATGGGAGAATGGCGTGTTAAAGGATGGCTCAAATCCTATTAGTAATGTCAACAGTAGAACTGCAAATTGCCAACCTTCTTCTGTTGCCTCTTCAGCAACAACTATCACTTCGAGGAACCAAAACAACCTGAATCCTTCGTCCTCTCTTGAGCGGAAGGTGGCTGCATTAGATCTGAAATCAGGATCCACTTTGGAAAAGCGACCCCCTTCTACTCAATTACAAAGCAGGAATGATTTCTTTAATCTCATAAAGAAGAAAACTGTGGTAAATGGTTCCACTAGTCTCCAAGATTCAG ATGATGAGGTAGCTAGCAATGGCGATACCACTGAAGAGGTTCAGAGGTCTTCTGATGTTGTGAATAAGAGTTTGAGCACTAACTTAGCATTATGTACAGATGAGGAAGAGGTTGCATTTCTTCGTTCTCTTGGATGGGAAGAAGATTCAGGAGAGGATGAAGGGCTAACAGAGGAGGAGATTAATGCTTTTTATCAGCAG TACATGAACCTGAAGCCATCTTTGAAGCCGATCAGATGCAAGTTACCAGAACCCTCCAGCGCTGTCTGA
- the LOC111785283 gene encoding uncharacterized protein LOC111785283 isoform X1 → MERSEPTFVPEWLRISGSLSGSGNSAQQSASSSSNTDGTSQSQCSRSRTSKSISDMDKPHFEFLDRSSSSSSRRSSSNGSGKNAYSSFNRNHHDSDREKEKEPSNLGDPWGHDFSSPLVNTFTGRVEKETLRRSHSMVSRKPGDLYPQRLAGDLKSGSYNHKPNSNGFHSGSTITGITDKAGFYEDFPSLGSEERQGWPDVGRVSSPGLTTSVQSFPIGNSTLIGQEGWTSALAEVPTAVTGSMTAPSFVQQSVAANSGLGSPNATTPRKMAEALTQAPTRSRVTHQSTELSVTTQRLEELAIKQSRQLIPVTPSMPKVSVHSFEKSKSKGASRTAEVNVPAKGGQQQLPLGQHNSQPLRGGQIKSDSPKTTHGKFLVLKPVWENGVLKDGSNPISNVNSRTANCQPSSVASSATTITSRNQNNLNPSSSLERKVAALDLKSGSTLEKRPPSTQLQSRNDFFNLIKKKTVVNGSTSLQDSGIFTSPVKEKSGIVSGEIGNAAMHPSTVTDDEVASNGDTTEEVQRSSDVVNKSLSTNLALCTDEEEVAFLRSLGWEEDSGEDEGLTEEEINAFYQQYMNLKPSLKPIRCKLPEPSSAV, encoded by the exons ATGGAAAGAAGTGAACCTACATTTGTTCCAGAGTGGCTGAGAATTTCTGGAAGTCTCTCTGGGAGTGGGAATTCAGCTCAACAATCTGCATCGTCTAGTTCTAACACCG ATGGTACTTCTCAATCTCAATGCTCGAGGAGTAGAACTTCAAAGAGCATTAGCGATATGGATAAACCACACTTTGAATTCTTGGATCGGTCATCTTCATCAAGCTCAAGGAGGAGTTCTAGTAATGGGTCTGGAAAGAATGCTTACAGTAGTTTTAATAGGAATCATCATGATAGTGACCgtgagaaggagaaagaaccgTCTAATCTTGGGGACCCCTGGGGTCATGACTTTTCTAGCCCTCTGGTAAACACGTTTACCGGTAGAGTCGAGAAGGAAACTTTGCGGCGTTCTCATTCAATGGTATCTAGGAAGCCTGGTGATTTATATCCTCAAAGACTCGCTGGTGACTTGAAAAGTGGAAGCTATAATCATAAGCCTAACAGTAATGGCTTTCATTCAGGCAGTACCATTACCGGTATCACCGATAAGGCTGGTTTTTACGAGGATTTTCCATCACTTGGATCAGAAGAAAGGCAAGGATGGCCAGATGTAGGTAGAGTATCATCTCCTGGCTTGACCACATCTGTTCAGAGCTTTCCTATTGGAAATTCAACTTTGATTGGTCAGGAAGGATGGACATCAGCGCTGGCTGAGGTGCCAACTGCAGTCACAGGCAGTATGACTGCTCCAtcatttgttcaacagagtGTTGCTGCCAATTCTGGTTTGGGGTCCCCAAATGCAACAACTCCACGCAAGATGGCCGAGGCTTTAACACAGGCACCAACACGATCTCGTGTTACTCATCAGTCAACTGAG TTATCTGTCACGACACAAAGGCTTGAGGAATTGGCTATTAAGCAGTCCAGGCAACTAATCCCAGTAACACCTTCGATGCCCAAAGTTTCT GTTCATTCTTTTGAAAAGTCCAAGTCCAAAGGAGCATCCAGAACAGCTGAAGTAAATGTGCCTGCCAAGGGAGGTCAACAACAGCTGCCTCTAGGGCAACATAATAGTCAGCCTCTTCGAGGTGGACAAATAAAGTCTGATTCTCCAAAGACCACTCATGGgaaatttcttgttcttaaaCCAGTATGGGAGAATGGCGTGTTAAAGGATGGCTCAAATCCTATTAGTAATGTCAACAGTAGAACTGCAAATTGCCAACCTTCTTCTGTTGCCTCTTCAGCAACAACTATCACTTCGAGGAACCAAAACAACCTGAATCCTTCGTCCTCTCTTGAGCGGAAGGTGGCTGCATTAGATCTGAAATCAGGATCCACTTTGGAAAAGCGACCCCCTTCTACTCAATTACAAAGCAGGAATGATTTCTTTAATCTCATAAAGAAGAAAACTGTGGTAAATGGTTCCACTAGTCTCCAAGATTCAGGTATTTTCACATCTCCCGTCAAGGAAAAATCTGGAATAGTGAGCGGGGAAATAGGTAATGCTGCAATGCATCCTTCTACTGTTACAGATGATGAGGTAGCTAGCAATGGCGATACCACTGAAGAGGTTCAGAGGTCTTCTGATGTTGTGAATAAGAGTTTGAGCACTAACTTAGCATTATGTACAGATGAGGAAGAGGTTGCATTTCTTCGTTCTCTTGGATGGGAAGAAGATTCAGGAGAGGATGAAGGGCTAACAGAGGAGGAGATTAATGCTTTTTATCAGCAG TACATGAACCTGAAGCCATCTTTGAAGCCGATCAGATGCAAGTTACCAGAACCCTCCAGCGCTGTCTGA
- the LOC111785284 gene encoding probable glucan endo-1,3-beta-glucosidase BG4, whose amino-acid sequence MDFFRPASAALLLLFIFSDQALLKSVLGAVGVNYGLNGDNLPVPSEVVELYGRCGIDILRVFEPNHSVLDALKGRRNLVVWLGTRNEDIQGFAADQLAANSWVNANVVPYYKSVNIAYITVGNEVVPDDAAAPFVAKAIKKIMQALVIAGVKSDIKISSALFTTPYTTMDFFRPPSAALLLLFIFSDQALLISGLGAVGVNYGLNGDNLPVPSEVVELYGRCGIDIVRVFEPNHWVLDALKGRRNLVVWLGTRNEDIQGFAADQLAANSWVNAHVVPYYESVNIAYITVGNEVVPDDAAAPFVAKAIKNIMQALVIAGVKSDIKVTTVVPMTPLEVSYPPSAGAFSATAIGPLKDITQVLGTSGAPLLLNVYPYFAYASNPQQISLDYALFTSTTPVVVDGNLQYFNLFDAMVDSFYSALEKIGAEGVRIDISETGWPSKGNDPLTSVENAATYNRNFVEHVRSGAGTPRRPNVKYDGVLFEMFNENLKTAGVEQNFGLFYSNMLPVYSFWNC is encoded by the exons ATGGATTTCTTCCGCCCAGCCTCCGCCgcccttctcctcctcttcatcttctccgATCAAGCCCTTCTCAAGA GTGTGTTAGGCGCGGTCGGAGTAAACTACGGGCTCAACGGCGACAATCTTCCGGTGCCGAGTGAGGTGGTTGAGTTATATGGGCGGTGTGGGATAGACATTTTGCGGGTATTTGAGCCCAATCATTCGGTTCTTGATGCCTTGAAAGGGCGGAGGAATTTAGTGGTGTGGTTGGGAACGAGAAATGAGGATATTCAGGGGTTTGCCGCCGACCAATTAGCGGCCAATTCTTGGGTTAATGCTAATGTGGTTCCTTATTACAAGAGTGTTAATATTGCATATATTACTGTCGGTAATGAGGTTGTCCCTGACGATGCGGCGGCGCCCTTTGTCGCCAAGGCTATTAAGAAGATTATGCAGGCGCTTGTTATTGCCGGCGTCAAAAGCGACATTAAG ATCTCCTCCGCCTTGTTCACCACACCTTACACCACCATGGATTTCTTCCGCCCACCCTCCGCCgcccttctcctcctcttcatcttctccgATCAAGCCCTTCTCATAA GTGGGTTAGGCGCGGTCGGAGTCAACTACGGGCTCAACGGCGACAATCTTCCGGTGCCGAGTGAGGTGGTTGAGTTATATGGGCGGTGTGGGATAGACATTGTGCGGGTATTTGAGCCCAACCATTGGGTTCTTGATGCCTTGAAAGGGCGGAGGAATTTGGTGGTGTGGTTGGGGACGAGAAATGAGGATATTCAGGGGTTTGCTGCCGACCAATTAGCGGCCAATTCTTGGGTTAATGCTCATGTTGTTCCTTATTACGAGAGTGTTAATATTGCATATATTACTGTCGGTAATGAGGTTGTCCCTGACGATGCGGCGGCGCCATTTGTCGCCAAGgctattaagaatattatgcAGGCGCTTGTTATTGCCGGCGTCAAAAGCGACATTAAG GTGACAACCGTGGTGCCCATGACACCATTGGAAGTCTCATACCCACCTTCGGCCGGAGCATTCTCTGCCACCGCCATCGGACCTCTAAAAGACATCACTCAAGTTTTGGGGACATCCGGCGCACCATTACTGTTGAACGTGTACCCATATTTCGCATACGCATCAAACCCACAACAAATCTCGCTGGATTACGCTCTCTTCACATCCACCACGCCGGTGGTGGTGGACGGAAACTTACAGTACTTCAATCTGTTCGACGCGATGGTGGATTCTTTCTACTCGGCGCTGGAGAAGATCGGCGCGGAGGGAGTGCGAATCGACATCTCGGAGACTGGATGGCCGAGCAAAGGGAACGATCCGTTAACGAGCGTTGAAAATGCGGCGACGTATAACAGGAACTTCGTGGAACATGTGAGGAGCGGCGCTGGAACGCCGAGGAGGCCGAATGTGAAATACGACGGCGTTTTGTTCGAGATGTTCAATGAGAATTTGAAGACGGCGGGGGTTGAACAGAACTTTGGGTTGTTTTATTCCAATATGCTTCCGGTTTATTCGTTCTGGAATTGCTGA